The region gtgacattagggttttggttgatgtgtgtcttaaggtgttattttagtacgaactctatggatgtttgtgacacttataggaatagcccaatagatcgatcagaaagaataactttgaggtggtttcgtaccctacaataatctcttcgattgttctccgctattagtgacttaggagtgactctttgttgcacgttgagggattgttatatgatctatttatgttatcattgttgagataacttgcactagtgaaagatTGAACCTTATGCCTTGTTtcaaagcattgcaataccgttttcgctcacttttaccacttgctaccttgctgtttttatattatCATATTACAAAAATCCATATCTACCATCtgtattacacttgtatcaccatctcttcgccgaactagtgcacctatacaatttaccattgtattggatgtgttgggaacacaagagactctttgttatttggttgcagggttgtttgagagagaccatcttcatcctacacctcccacggattgataaaccttaggtcatccacttgtgggaaatttactactgtcctacaaaactttgcacttggaggcccaacaacgtctacaaggataaagttgcgtagtagacatcaagctctgcatttagtgttgatattttgaaagtcatgattgtttgttgggatgcgtGAGTATTGAtgtttttatgtcaaattatagactattgctttgaatcactcgtgtcttaatattcatgccatgactagacatatgatcaagtttatgctaggtagcattccacatcaaaaattatcctttttatcatttacctactcgaggagaagcaggaattaagcttggggatgctgctgatacgtctccgtcgtatctataattttttattgtttcatgccaatattatacaacttttatacacttttggcaacattttatatgatttatttggactaacatattggtccagtgcctagtgccagttcttgtttgttgcgtTTTtccgcagaaaatccatatcaaacgaattCCAAACGCAATAAAAAAAatacagagaattattttggaatatatgtgattttttaAACTTGGAATCAATGCAAACAAAGGCCCACAATGCCCAAGAGACACCATGGCGTGCCCCAGGCTCCAGGCGTATGGTGGTGCGTTGTGCTCACCTCGTACGTGTGTTGGGGCTCTACTTCGGctgcaaggaagcttatatccgaaaaaatcgtgttaaaatttcagtgcaatcggagttacggatctcccggaatataagaaacggttttggCCAGATCTGGGGAACGAAAAACAGGAGAACAAAGAGgaagatccaatctcggaggggctcccgctcctccgccgccatggaggccatggaccagaggggaactctcctcccatctaagggggaggccaaggaagaagaagaagaagaaggaggaggagggggctctctccccctctctcccggtggcgccggagtgccgccggggcaaggatcatgacgacgatctacatcaaaaaccttgctgccgtcaacaccaactttctccccctctatgcagcggtgtaacacctcttctccccgctgtaatatctacttaaacatggtgctcaactccatatattatttcctaATGATatttggctatcctatgatgtttgagtagatccgttttgtcctgtgggttaatcgtgatcttggttggtatgattgtatattttatttatggtgttgtcctacggtgccctccgtctcgcgcaaacgtgaggggtccccgctgtagggtgttgcaatacatacatgatttgcttatggtgggttgcgagagtgacagaagcttaaacccgaggaGGTGGATTGTTGCGTATGAGATAAAGAGGACTTGCTACTTAATGTTATGATttgtttcacgaccttaatgatctttagtagttgcggatgcttgctagggatccaatcataagtgcatatgatccaagtagataaattatgttagctcatgcctctccctcatatagaattgcaagaatgattaccggtacttgttatcgattgcttagggacaaatgactttcttgttgacaaaagctatccacttttattaccttgcaatttattcgtagttttattctcgcaaagtactcgtagttttattcttgtattatagtttcatacttgttttaggtaaagcaaacgtcaagtgtgcgtagagttgtatcggtggtcggtataacttgaggaaatatttggtctacctttagctcctcattgggttcgacactcttatttattgAAGAAGGCTACAagagatcccctatacttgtgggttatcatactACAAACACGAATGGCGACATACAGAATAGGCACAAATGAATCTTACCATTCACCTCAATCTCCCATGCTTAAGGGGAATTACTCACTCATCGAAAGAGAGTAACCAATCATCATAGATAATAATTCCATGAAAATCGTATCAATAATACCATGAAGATCCATAATAAGATAAATGATTCAACAAGTCTTAATCTCCAGATGAGTATCAATAGAGTTATACACCCTTATCTTACAACTTGGAATTCCTCTTGCAACAATGATGATGAGATGAAAATGAATATGAAGATGGAAGAACAAAACAAGAAGGATCTCTGACGGTTCTTCTTCTTCGGATCTCTTCTCTCTCTGTTCTGAATAGAGTGGCGGCGGCTAGGTATGTAAGATGTCGTGTGCCCTTCACAAAAGTTGTTGCCATAGACGAGAGGGAGCTAACGATGCCTGGTACGAGCACTTGCACTCTATTGTAGCTAGTGCAAATCTTTCCAACATGGAAGTTGCTCCCAATGACTTGATTTCGTATAATTCCCCTTGGTCTCCTTTCATAAATGATTTTTCCTGCCAAACAGTGAAAAACAAGTTTTCTTCTCTCTGGAAGAATTAGTGTTAGAAATAACCGAGAAATAACGAAAATGCAATGAAAACCGAGTCAAAACTCTTTGTAAAAAGCCACAAATTCTCGAGCCATCACTATGATGGGTGAGTAAAAGACTCtaaacttttgggccgaagccttCAACGCATATGACTAGTTAATGTTGGGACATGTATACCAATAACGCTATAACCGACAAGAAAACGTAATTACTACGTTATATCTCTCTTGTTTGCATACAATCAAAGCTACTCCTACCAGCTGTCACTAAGTGAGAGAGAGATAAAGAGGAAGTTGTACCAATTCGCCGACAATAATGAGTAGAGATCATTGTATAAATCGAATATGTATTATTATCAAACAATTTACTATGAATTTGATGAATTTGATGTAGCCATCTCGATGCATGAACCTTCAATACAAATATTAGCGTGGGGAGCATAGGAGAGCCAAATTCCCCTCCTAGTTTACATTGTAATCCTCTAATCGACAAAATAACCACTTCATTTTTGTAAATCACTTTTGTCGGCATATATACAAAGCTCCTCTGACTAGCTGTCATACAAAGAGAAATATGTACCGATTCGCTGGCAGTAACTGCTTAGGTCTAATAATCAAATACATATAGCGAAGTATTTGATGATATGTATTACAACCAAACAATTTATCAAATTTAATGTAATCATCGCAATGCAAAAGCCTTCAATATAAATATCGGTGCGTGGAGCACCCCAAAGCCAAGCATTCCCCTCCTAGATTTCCAACAAGGATGTGGAAATTATAAATAGGCCACCTTGTTTATAGTTTTCTCCCAGAGTCACCATTAGCCTTTTCTCCTATTTTCATATTTTTGCCCTCCTGCCGTTCCGATTTTGCCTCCAGAGCCCCGACTCACGGCCACCGTCGTGAACAGCACCGGCGCTCCGCCGGCGTCGGCGTTTCCTGGGGGCGACGCCGGCGCGACCCGACGCCGGCGGCACCTACCCCGCGCTTCTCCGCCGCAGCTCAACCAATTCCTCTCTAGATTAGGGTTTCTTCCTAACTAAATCTGGCAATTACACCGCCGCTCTACATTTTCCAATCCATTCCTCGTACCGCCGACCAAGCCTGATCGCGACCCGCAGCTCCTCTGCCTCCTACGCCGCAGTGGTGTTCCGTCGGCTGGCTCTGCATCGTCTCCCCGAGGATCTCCATTTCTAGTGTTCAACCTGATCACTCCCTACGTAGATCCGCCCGGCCTAAAGATTTCGTTTCTTCGTTGTGGTAAGCCCTGTCCCTACCCGAGTTCGAGCTATTTCTTTTAGTTCGGGATTCTTCCAAGTTCTTTGTATCCGCATGTTACTGGATCTGTTGCGAATTTGTTGTTTTGCTGATGTTCTTAGTTTAGTCCATCCAATGGATGGAGTTCTAGCTCCTAACCGGACCTTATCCGAGCCACGAGTTCTTGTTACTACGGAAATGATGTTTGGCTCGTAGGCGTAGTCATGTCGTCGCCGGAATTGAACACTTACGTTAGTGGGGTTTGCACGAACACAACAGTTAGACACAGAGTACGTTCAAGATCACAGCAAAGCAGTGAAGATAAAGTAGATGGAAATTGCATAGACGTTTTCTTTCGTCTGGTTCTGTGACTCCCTACGAATCATGCGTGTCAACAATTATATCGCTGTTAAAACATGCTGGTTCCTTCCTGTTTCATACGTAGATGGAAGTAATCTTGGATGGAACCTTGTGCCGTTCTGTTCTGCAGGCTACCTtaaatgtgttctgctgctgcaGGGTATCAGGAAAAGTTTTACTAACTTATTACTGACCTTGATTGACGTGGAACATTGAGTAAATAGAAAATTTATCAGGTTTAGCTAGACCACTTGTTGTATTGGCAACCGAAGCTAGATCACTATGGTCAAGCTACCAATACCAGAATTAGCACATGGAGCTGCAACTGAGCTCCCTCTTGATTGGGGCACTCTTCCATCAGTATAGCACTATAGCTTCGCATGTTCGTTCTGTTTGACCCCCTTATGTTAGGAAGACAATATTTTAATACCCATGAGAAATTTCTCGAGTCTCAAATTTTATAGATTCATTATGGCATTTAAATTCTTGAAATGTTAACCACATGATATAAATATATCATGATCAAAGTCTTGGGTTTCAGTTTTACATTTGGTAAGTGATTGTCATTTCGTGTGACCTTTTAAATACAGTTTCGAAGAAGTCATTCGCTCTTGATAGTGACTCTGGCTTcatgtagaaacactagcacaaTTATTTTCAGCTCAGATGCTATTGAACTAATGGTCAAGTGGACAAATACTGTTTGTTTTATGATATATCATACTTCTTGTTCCAGCATAATTCAAATCCAACCCCTTTTTTGCTTTTTGTTGTTTTCCTTGTCGCTAACTATGCTTTTCTGCAGTTGTACTGCTCACAGTTGTAATTTGCAAGCTAGCCATGGAAGACAACAATGATGAGCATAATGTATCTCTTCCTCAGGATATCCAGCACACCATTCTTGCTTCACTACCTGCTAGGGTTGTTCTCAAGTTTCGAACAGTATGTAGATTCTGGCGAGACTGCATTCAAGAGCCCAATTTTGTCGATCGTCACCTCAACAATGCTCTCCGCTCCCACCGGTCCATTGCTTGCTTCACCTCGGTTGATGAGGGTCTTGTCTGCATGTACACATTTGATCCCACCACACTGAACTGCAAAAGCATGGATCTCGTGTTGTCGAGTAGGTTTCAGATGTCAGACCCATGCCATGGCTTGGTGTGCGCCTATGATTTAAAAGGTGCTGTTGAGGTGTTGAATCCAACAACAAGGATACATTTGAGGCTGCCAGTTTCAGAGCTACAGTCACTTGCTTCAGAATATTTTCTTGGACCTGTGCCTTCAACAAAGGAGTACAAGGTGCTCTGTATCCACCACTGGGTGCGGTTCTTGACATTTGAAGTATGCACTGTTGGCACACAGTCATGGAGGGCAGTGCGCGAATCTGCAGGCCTCCTGAAGACAACAAAGGCGGTCATTGTTAATGATGTCATGCATTGGCTACTTCTTGATGAGATATCCTCCAATTTTACTCGGAACATCTTGTCGTTCAACCTGACAGATGAGATGTTCTCAGAAACTGCTGTCCCAGATGCTGTAAAAGACCGTGAATTGCACCTGTTCGAGGGGGGAGGAAAGCTTCATTTGCTGGCAATGCCCGGTGAGGGATCAGCACCTAAAACCTCAGAGATTTGGGTGGCGAACTCGACCTGTGCAGTCTGGGACCACATGTGCAACGTCGCTTTTGTGCTACCTTTGGGCATGAGGCCACTTTTCCTGCACAACAATAAGCTCTTCTATTGCAACCAAAGAAGATTCTACTATGTTGATCTTCAGGATGGGAGTGGTTCCTATCTCAACATGCCTTTTGGCGAGTGCATCATATCGGCTGGGATTTTCGTGGAGAGCCTTGCTCTACATTCTGTGACTGGCCTGGTGGACTCCAGAGCAATGCTACAAAGTCCCCATGATGCTAGATCATTTCCAACAGGGCGTGGACCATCTGCTCGTGGCGCTGGATCGTCCTCAGCAAGCCCTCGACGATCTTTCAAGAAGGCAAAGAGCAATATAAACATGCAGTGGAGGTTGGCATAGATCTCGCAAACGCCTGACATCATATCCATGAATAGTTCTCTGCTATGTACAATCCAATAAAGTTTACTGGTGTTTGTTTGTGTAGAGATGAAGAAATAGACCATGGGGGTGTGGGTCTGGGACAGGGTAGAACATAAGAAGCAAATAAGAAAGTGTCTCTGTTAGCAGTTTGTTCATTTTTATCGTATGGGGATTTATGTGCTGTACTGGAAAATAAAATGAAAACTCTGAACCTGATATACTGTATACTTGTTCTGGTTTGCTGTAATGAACTGTATTCCTGCGTTGCATTTTTGAAAATTATGATGCCAAGACTAATAATTCAAACCGCTGTCTCCGGTTGTTGCATTTATGAGGATCTATGCGCTGTGCTGAAAAATGAAGACTCtgagagcatctctagcagaccccttCTAAGGGGTTTACGGTTTCCCTCTTATAAGGGGCGAATTTGGCTGCGGTAGAACAGAAACTGCATACTAAACTTTGAAAAGAAAGGTTTCACATGAGAGATGAACAAAAAACAGTAGTAGATAGAAGTTGATCATCGATACATAGGGTAGATTCGTCGAAGCATCAGACTAGCCTTAACTGCCCAAAATGGGGCTCATCGGAGCCCTCCGGACGCCACGGCATGGTGGCAATCACTCCTCCTCGTCGGAGGTGAGGTCGATGAACATGGAATCTTGTGCGTTGGCTTCATGGTGCCACGCCTCCATCTTCTCATCAAACTCCCACGTCCTGGTGAGGGACGTTGGCGGCTCAAGGCCGCGGTTGGTGTACTGGCGGAAGGAGCGCTTCCGCgcctcggcggcggcgacgcATCACTTGCAATCCTTGTCATTGTCATCATTACCTTGCGCTCCACATCCCACGCCACATGAGGCAGAGTGGTGACGGATTTGTCGCCAGAGTCGCGGATAGGGGTGGCCGTCGGCGAGAAATGCGAGTGCATAGGGGTGGATTGCGGCCGTGGGAAAAGGGGCTGCCACCTGTATACCGCCCGCGGGACGGTAGATATACCGTCCAGAGGGGCGATTTTGTGGGCCACTGTAAACCGTTTACAGGCCGCGATGACTATATGGGGTCTATTCTGGCTCAAAAAATAGCTCAAACCCGTATAGTCGCGGAAATACAAGGATCGGGGCGATTATAAAGGGTCTACTGGAGAGATGCTCTGAACCTATTATATACTATACACTTGTTTCGGTTTGCTGTACGAACTGTACTCCTGCACTGTATTTCTGAATTTTCTTATACCAAGACCAATACAAACTGTCGC is a window of Triticum urartu cultivar G1812 unplaced genomic scaffold, Tu2.1 TuUngrouped_contig_5547, whole genome shotgun sequence DNA encoding:
- the LOC125529362 gene encoding F-box protein At5g18160-like, which codes for MEDNNDEHNVSLPQDIQHTILASLPARVVLKFRTVCRFWRDCIQEPNFVDRHLNNALRSHRSIACFTSVDEGLVCMYTFDPTTLNCKSMDLVLSSRFQMSDPCHGLVCAYDLKGAVEVLNPTTRIHLRLPVSELQSLASEYFLGPVPSTKEYKVLCIHHWVRFLTFEVCTVGTQSWRAVRESAGLLKTTKAVIVNDVMHWLLLDEISSNFTRNILSFNLTDEMFSETAVPDAVKDRELHLFEGGGKLHLLAMPGEGSAPKTSEIWVANSTCAVWDHMCNVAFVLPLGMRPLFLHNNKLFYCNQRRFYYVDLQDGSGSYLNMPFGECIISAGIFVESLALHSVTGLVDSRAMLQSPHDARSFPTGRGPSARGAGSSSASPRRSFKKAKSNINMQWRLA